The Mytilus trossulus isolate FHL-02 chromosome 3, PNRI_Mtr1.1.1.hap1, whole genome shotgun sequence genome contains a region encoding:
- the LOC134709957 gene encoding uncharacterized protein LOC134709957 produces the protein MPCCDECISNTHLKCTGIKSLASIVEKTKIEKSKESVEKEINSILQLLGKIVNNKSQNIKRGEQEFDRIKEFIVKIRKEIDEHLTHLEKKIYQEADTILNQEKSKATDLIAEIEEKQKNLKKIQDQLHTVMPHASKLQSFLGVHMIEQQVHQCQRYIDDLENDDRAKEFNIKREKNNETEKIIKKLESLGELTVVKTDKDLNRETSVRRKAQVESREKSNINNMIMNIEKRIKINMDNGVSDMIFLMDGRLIMVERFGKVSLLTPDGKLQKHLPIPGEAFSVTQINQETIAVTYPYETAIKIFNIENETVTKVITLDKECCGLSSSDNSLVVGLSNDEIRIVDLEGNTLKSIQVEGESYLVNLVYCNDRVIFSDCNGEVVYCVDQSGKQIWQYTQDLSGPIGLCTDTFGNIIVADQDSHRIIVISKDGKDSKVLLRRKLVYPRCICLKQNESSGFICDNSDKRLTKFNLSSE, from the coding sequence ATGCCTTGCTGTGATGAATGTATATCCAATACTCATTTGAAATGTACCGGAATAAAAAGTCTAGCTAGCATTGTGGAGAAAACCAAGATTGAAAAATCTAAAGAATCGGTAGAGAAAGAAATTAACTCCATCTTACAACTCTtaggtaaaattgtaaataacaaatcacaaaacattaaaagagGAGAACAAGAATTTGATagaatcaaagaattcattGTAAAAATACGCAAGGAAATAGATGAACATTTAACCCACCTAGAAAAGAAGATATACCAAGAAGCAGATACCATCTTGAAtcaggaaaaatcaaaagccaCAGATTTAATCGCtgaaattgaagaaaaacagaaaaacttaaAGAAAATCCAAGACCAATTACATACAGTCATGCCACATGCCTCAAAACTCCAATCATTTCTAGGAGTACATATGATTGAACAACAAGTACATCAATGTCAACGATACATAGATGATCTTGAAAATGACGATAGGGCAAAAGAGTTTAACATCAAAAgggagaaaaataatgaaacagaaaagataataaaaaagttagaaTCCTTAGGTGAATTAACTGTTGTTAAAACAGATAAGGATTTGAACAGAGAAACCAGTGTGAGGAGGAAAGCACAAGTAGAATCACGAGAAAAATCCAACATAAACAACATGATCATGAACATTGAGAAAAGGATAAAGATCAACATGGATAACGGGGTGAGTGACATGATTTTTCTTATGGATGGAAGACTTATAATGGTAGAAAGATTTGGCAAAGTTAGCCTACTTACTCCTGATGGCAAACTACAGAAACATTTACCTATACCTGGTGAAGCCTTCAGTGTTACACAGATCAATCAAGAAACTATAGCCGTAACTTATCCTTATGAGACAGCCATTAAGATCTTCAATATAGAGAATGAAACAGTAACCAAAGTTATCACATTAGATAAAGAATGCTGTGGATTATCATCATCAGATAATTCTCTTGTTGTAGGTTTGAGTAATGATGAAATCCGTATTGTAGACTTAGAAGGAAATACACTGAAGTCAATACAAGTTGAGGGTGAATCATACCTGGTGAACCTTGTTTACTGTAATGACAGAGTAATCTTTAGTGACTGTAATGGTGAAGTAGTATACTGTGTTGATCAATCAGGTAAACAGATCTGGCAATATACACAGGATTTATCAGGACCAATTGGACTTTGTACAGATACTTTTGGTAACATTATTGTAGCAGACCAGGACTCTCATAGAATTATAGTAATATCAAAAGATGGAAAGGATAGTAAAGTACTGCTTCGTCGTAAACTGGTGTATCCTAGATGTAtttgtttgaaacaaaatgaGTCTTCAGGTTTTATATGTGATAACAGTGACAAACGcttgacaaaattcaatttatcTTCTGAATGA
- the LOC134709956 gene encoding uncharacterized protein LOC134709956, which yields MSSSKPIPCGPCIEGKVNTKAVFWCYNCDEGLCSTCSGHHKRSKGTRDHKTIDIKSYNPSVQTIKTECDKHGQQLTLYCPSHLMPCCDECISNTHLKCTGIKSLASIVEKTKIEKSKESVEKEINSILQILGKIVNNKSQNIKRGEQEYESIKEFIVKIRNEIDEHLTHLEKKIYQEADTILNQEKSKATDLIAEIEEKQKILKKMQDQLHIVIPHTSKLQSFLGVHQIEQQVHQCQRYIDDLENDDRAKQFNIKMEENNETEKIIKKLESLGELTVVKTDMDLNKETSVRRKAQVESQEKSNINNMTMNIEKKIEINMDMGMSDMICLMDGRLIMVERGYKVSLLTPDAKLQKHLPIPGGAWSVTQINQNTIGVTYPLKQDIKIINIENETVNKVITLEEQCWGLSSSDNSLVVGLSDDEIRIIDLEGNTLKSIQVECESYLNFIVYCNDRVIYSDCKGKAVNCVDQSGKQIWQYTQDLSGPFGLCTDTYGNIIVADTGSHRIIVISKDGKESKVLLRDGLWNPRCICLKQNESSGFICGQDLTKYNLSSE from the coding sequence ATGTCATCCAGTAAACCTATTCCATGTGGACCTTGTATAGAAGGAAAAGTAAACACTAAAGCTGTCTTCTGGTGTTACAACTGTGATGAAGGATTGTGTTCAACATGTTCTGGTCATCACAAAAGATCCAAAGGAACACGTGATCATAAGACTATTGACATTAAAAGTTATAACCCATCTGTCCAAACTATTAAAACAGAATGTGACAAACATGGTCAACAGCTCACCTTGTACTGTCCAAGTCATTTAATGCCTTGCTGTGATGAATGTATATCCAATACTCATTTGAAATGTACCGGAATAAAAAGTCTAGCTAGCATTGTGGAGAAAACCAAGATTGAAAAATCTAAAGAATCTGTAGAGAAAGAAATTAACTCCATCTTACAAATCTtaggtaaaattgtaaataacaaatcacaaaacattaaaagagGAGAACAAGAATATGAAAGCATTAAAGAATTCATTGTAAAAATACGCAATGAAATAGATGAACATTTAACACACCTAGAGAAGAAGATATACCAAGAAGCAGATACCATCTTGAAtcaggaaaaatcaaaagccaCAGATTTAATCGCtgaaattgaagaaaaacagaaaatcttAAAGAAAATGCAAGACCAGTTACATATAGTCATACCACACACTTCAAAACTCCAATCATTTCTAGGAGTACATCAGATTGAACAACAAGTACATCAATGTCAACGATACATAGATGATCTTGAAAATGACGACAGGGCAAAACAATTTAACATCAAAATGGAGGAAAATAATGaaacagaaaagataataaaaaagttagaaTCCTTAGGTGAATTAACTGTTGTTAAAACAGATATGGATTTGAATAAAGAAACCAGTGTGAGGAGGAAAGCACAAGTAGAATCACAAGAAAAATCCAACATAAACAACATGACCATGAACATTGAGAAAAAGATAGAGATCAACATGGATATGGGGATGAGTGACATGATTTGTCTGATGGATGGAAGACTTATAATGGTGGAAAGGGGTTACAAAGTTAGTCTACTTACTCCTGATGCAAAACTACAGAAACATTTACCTATACCTGGTGGAGCCTGGAGTGTTACACAGATCAATCAGAACACTATTGGCGTAACTTATCCCTTGAAGCAAGACATTAAGATCATCAATATAGAGAATGAAACAGTTAACAAAGTTATCACATTAGAAGAACAATGCTGGGGATTATCATCATCAGATAATTCTCTTGTCGTAGGTTTGAGTGATGATGAAATCCGTATTATAGACTTAGAAGGAAATACACTGAAGTCAATACAAGTTGAGTGTGAATCATATCTAAATTTCATTGTTTACTGTAATGACAGAGTAATCTATAGTGACTGTAAAGGTAAAGCAGTAAACTGTGTTGATCAATCAGGTAAACAGATCTGGCAATATACACAGGATTTATCAGGACCATTTGGACTTTGTACAGATACTTATGGTAACATTATTGTAGCAGACACTGGATCTCATAGAATAATAGTAATATCAAAAGATGGAAAGGAGAGTAAAGTACTGCTTAGAGATGGACTATGGAATCCTAGATGTAtttgtttgaaacaaaatgaGTCTTCAGGTTTTATATGTGGCCAAGACTTGACAAAATACAATTTATCTTCTGAATGA